The DNA sequence ATGGCCGCCCCCGTGTGCTAACGTGAGCGTCAAACTATCGACTGCAGCATCGGGGTGAAGTTACATTCTGTCTCGCTTACAATTATTTCCATTGCACTACAGGGAGAGAAAAAGGTTTCCGTCGACAGGTATTGTTACAGGGAATTTTGGGATGAATTTGTGAGATGTAGCAAGCTAAATGCTACGTGTAAAAGTAGTCAACAAACCAACGTCACAGAACTCCTGCAAGGGCCTCAAAATCACAGCTTACTGCCTAATAGCCCTTAATCGATCGTTTCTTCATGATTTAGAATATATATATTCTAAATCATGAAGaaatatatagaaatatatatatatgcacacacacacacctgatatACATGTTGACTGAGGCACGGACATCAAATATTAAGACTCAGATTCTTATGGAAAATAATAGGACATTGGGCATTATTTTGTTGATATGTCACTGTTTCCAGCAGTCAGATATATGACATTCCCAGTTTTTCCCCTTTAGAACCTGGTGTGTAGTCAGCCacagttatttttcttttcttcagttttccCCAGTAATTGCATTTAATTTTCTCTGGTATTGCTTTAAGTCAGAGATTCAGATATGCTTCCATTAGCACTGTCAGTTGTCCTGTTTGGCTCACATTTAAGAAATAATGTTATTTTACCTGTCATCAGGAGGAGTATCTTTATGCTGGTGTGGTCAGCTCGAGTCTTCCGGCTTGTGTTTTCCCATCATCTGTACCTGAGCTGCGCTCGTCCTACCAAACAGACATCCTGTTGGAATTTTGGGATTATTGCTGCCAGGAGGGGGCAGGGAACTATGGAAGCTTCTCAGGGCCTCGAGATCCCAAACACTAAAGCTGAACCTTCTGTTGAAGCTGCCACTGAACTGTTACCTGGAGAGACTGTGGTCAAGGAGGGAAAGGCAGCCATCTTGTTTCCCAGTGCTAATGAGGTGTTTTACAACCCAGTCCAGGAGTTTAACAGGGACCTGACGTAAGCCGCACCACCACATGCAGTTTCTTACAGTCAATTCAGATTCACTACAGAAATTCACTGTGAAGAAATGTATCAGAATTACAGTTAGGTATTTTCTCCAAGAACCTTTTGTCTTGTTAAAATGTCATCCTCACACCCCTGTTATGTGTTTGTACTCTAGAAATAAACAGGGATTCTTTTTCCTCCCCAGATGTGCTGTGATCACAGAATTTGCCAGAGAGTTGCTGGTTCAGCGAGGAGTGAAGCTGGTGGTTCCTGGAGAGGAAGATCGAGTGGTGGTCTcactgggggaggaggaggtggaggaggaaaagaaggaggaggaggaggaggaggaggaggaaaaaaatggagcaGATGAACCAGCTTTAACAGCAACTGTGGGAGAGAAGTGTGAGGTATAGTGGAGTATTAGAGTCAGCCCTTTTTGTTAGATGATGGTTTTCTGGCACGTCATATAATTTGCAGGGAAATGCCTCAGCTAGAAAATGTGTAGTGTTTGGTGCAGTTCATTCAGAAGGATTTTCAGGCTTCAGTCCCTGCTGTGTATTTCCCAGGAGAGCAGATACTGTTGGTATCACAAACAAAATGGTGCCGAGGATGCGAGTGCAGTTCTGCAGCTTAGTCACAGTTGGTGGTTCCGGGGCCCCGCTGGGGTTTCCCCACAATATAAATATTCACAGGGGTGTCAGTGTAAAGCTGTTTAGCTGAGGCCTTTATGGACTCATGCCAATGTTGCTTCAGTTAATTTCACACACTGGCGATGCAGAGATGGAACCAGAtcaggttttaaaagtgaagcgTATATATGACGTTTGTttctgctgccctctagcgTCTGACAGTAAAAACATTGCTGTTTCAGAAGGGCCTTCGTGTCCTGGAGGGCCTAGCAGCATCCGGTCTTCGCTCAGTGCGTTTTGCTCTGGAGGTCCCAGGTTTACAGAGCATCACCGCCAATGACTTCTCCGCCAAGGCTGCAGCGTTAATTGCCAGAAATGCCATGTACAATGGAGTCAGCCACCTTATTCAGGCCAGCTGCAAAGACGCCAGGTACAGGTTCTCAGAACACAATTGGTCCAGCCCATACTCTCTATTCCTGTGTTCTCCTCCTTGATGGctagaaagtgtgtgttttgtttaatCTCTTTTCTATGTTTTTCCAGTATGTTGATGTATGAAATGCGAGGGAAGAAGCAGCGGTATGATGTTATCGATCTAGATCCATATGGAAGTCCCGCTACCTTCCTGGATGCTGCTGTGCAGGCCGTCAGCGACGGAGGTATGTATTCTGTCATTTGGCTCATATGAATCTGACCCTTCATCTAAATTCAGGATGAACGACTGTGGAAGCCATCAGATCTCTgcaggtcacacacaccatgaagcttctcttttttttattctggtAATGGAACAGGAGAGCTCTCGCTGGCCTTTTGTGGTCTTTGCTGACTGTGCCTGTGTTTCCCTCTCAGGTCTGCTGTGTGTAACGTGTACAGACATGGCGGTGATGGCAGGCAACAGTGGCGAGACCTGCTACAGCAAATACGGCTCTGTTTCCATCAAAAGCAAATACTGTCACGAGATGGTGGGTAAACACACGTGGGAGGCATGTCATGTCGTGTTTGTGCTCTTGATCCTTTGGAATTGaatgtgtttgaatgtgtgtggCTCTAGAAAATATGTCTGCTCCTGTGTGAACCACCTGGGTGGGGGAGGTGTTCCATTGCTCTCGTAAGCCATGTTGGAGCGCTTGGCCCCCGTCAGAGCTGGTAAAAGGGACTGGTTGATCAGGGGCAGAGAGAACAGGGTTTAAGTCATTAGCAGTCCCAGGAGGCCCCAGCGATGGCAGGAGGTGTTTTTAACCCGTATTCCTGATGGGGTTGCATATCACGACCACATCTGGACGAGTGGACAAAGCCAAATGGAAGGAAAAGGTTCCAAAACTGATGGCAGTTGAAGTTTCCTTTGTCTTCAGACTTTGTGTGGTATTGAACCAAAATGTCTTTTTATATATCTGGAATGTGACGCTCCCTCCCGCAGGCCCTCCGGATCATCCTCCACAGTCTGGATCAGAGGGCGGGGGTCTACCAGCGATACATCCAACCGCTGCTATCAATCAGTGCCGACTTTTACATCAGGGTGTTTGTGCGAGTCTTCACCGGCCAGGCCACGGTGAAGAACTCAGCCAGGTACACACAACTGGACTTCTATCTGTGTGAGGACTCGATGACAGACCCTCACAATCAGAAGGCTTAACACcgctttttttcatttcctccagtAAACAAGCTCTGGTTTACAACTGTACCGGCTGTGGCTCTTTTTACCTGCAGCGGATGGGACGGAGAACCAGCAATGGAAGACAGTAAGAGGAACCAGTCTTTACTGGTGTTGCTGAGAATGATTAAAATCCGTTGATGTAATTTCAGAATGAAATATTCTGCTGCTACTGGACCTCCAGTGGGACCAGAGTGTGAACACTGTGGACAAAGACATCAGGTCAGAGCACTAGTTGTAAAGCACAAGTCTTTGTCAAAGTGGATGTGATCAAAACGGCTtcccttctcctgcagctgggtGGTCCTCTGTGGGCGGAGGCTATCCACGATTTGACCTTTGTTCAGAAAGTTTTATCTGCCCTGTCGGCGAACCCGGGTCGCTTTGGGACATCTAAACGCATTGAAGGCGTGCTCAGTATGGTGACAGAGGTATTCATTTTTCTGCTGATGTAGGCATGGTTTATCTCAGCTGGTCACTATTTGATCTTTGTTTCAGGAGTTGGAGGATGTTCCATTTTATTACACTTTGGACAGTCTGAGCAGCTCGATTCGCTGCAACACTCCGCCTATGCTGCAGTTTAGGTAAACATGGGTCCACTGATGAtgaggggggggtgttggaTGTGTCCAACGTGCACGTCAACAGGAAACATCCAACAGCCACAGGTTGAATGAACTGGTCTGACTGTCTGCAGGTCTGCTCTCCTTCACGCTGGCTATAAGGTGTCGCTGTCGCACGCATGTAAGAACGCGATCAAGACCGACGCTCCCCCCGCAACAATGTGGGACATCATGCGTTGCTGGGTAAATTAGTAGCACTGAAAGCTCATGTGCGGGAACGTTCGATTCTCTGCTTACGTTAAATGGAACTTGTGTTAAAGCCTTGATGGTCATCATGTCTTACATGATTGATGGATCTCTCTGCAGGAGAAGATCCATCCTGTAAAGAGGGAGAAGCTCTCTAACACAAGTCCCAGTTTCAGGATCCTTTCCAAAGAACCAAGGTGAGAGCGATATAGAGAAGATAAGCTTAGCTAGTCCTTTATCAGTTCCACAGCTGGGGAAGTTTAGAGTGCTAGTTGGCTGAATCTTGTACCTGATCATCTTTCCATACATGTCGGGGCTCAAATTTGTCTGCAGTCTTGAAGCCTGTTTTACTGTACGCGAGGATGCCAACCCTCAGTCCCGCAGGCGCCACCTAACACGGTTCCAGGAAAATCCTCAAGCCTTCTGGGGGCCCAAAGCACGAGCCAAAGCTGGGTAAATTTGTTTGTGTTGTACAGGGTAAAAATTTTAACACTTAAGAAAATGGATTTTCCCTCCAGATGTTTgaataaagaatgaaaaaaaaacccctcttgTCCACTGCAGTGGAGGCATATCTGACAACCTGCAGGATAAGAGGAAGAAATTccagaacaaaagaaagaacCAGATCACTGAATCTTCTGAGCTGAAAAAGTTCCCCTGCAAGAAGTTCAGAAAGGTCAGTTCAGGAATACAGGATCAGGTTTTTAATTACATAAAAAAAGCTTACATTAACACTGATGACAGCAGGAATTGTTCAGAAGGTGTACATTAATTGGTTGTTTCTGATATTCTTGCATTTTATTATCAGGGCACTTGCACATATGGAGACCAATGCAGCTACTCTCATGACTCCGTGCCAACAAATGAGGACAAAATggaataatttttttttcccttttaaatctttttttattttttataaactGACTGGAACAATCACGTTATTGTACTTTGAATGGggataagaaaaaaaaccccaagtcAACAGCCTCTTTTCTTTACTGTGCTGAAACTTTTTTGTTTGAGGTTCTGTGATTAAATACAATTTCAGTCAAAGAAAATCCCCTCGCGTCAGTCCGGTAAATATTACATACTCAGGCTTTCATTCCTTGGGAACCTTGAGAATGTGTTGTTGACGTGTGTTGGCTGTTCATTCCAATTTAAAAGCGTGGAAAAGTTCATATTTTCTATCGGACTTGGAGCAGGAATGTTCGGATCTCCATCGGCCTGAGAGTCACCTCCCATACAGACGGGTCCTGGAAGGTtctcagcagggggcgctctcctGGAAGAGTGACAGTGAAAAATTACATACAAAATGAGTGACTTTGCAGATTAATGCAACTCAAAACCAGGCAGTTATTATATATCTATTGCCATGTCTGACAGATTCCCAAAATTAACAGTCATGGAAGGAACCATATGGAGCCACCCTGTCGTTTACTAATAAAGCTGTGAGCAGGAAAGATGCCTTTATGTGTATGACTCATATCTGCCACTTCCATTAATCCCTGCAGGGAAGTTGACAGCAATGAGGCAGTGATAACAGCCCTCGTCGAATTTAATAACAAGTTCCCGATTTAGAGCGTCTGCCATGTTCAACGTCGTGTATCTAATGTGTGGTTTCCTTCCTGACCTTCAAACCAACACCTAAACAACATTTCAAACTAATGAGTGAATGTGCAAAATGCCAGCTGAAAATATTCAACTTTTAACAGCTTTAATTTAGTCAGAAATGCCTCAAATGTAATTTGTCAACTGTTGTAAACTGGAAACTTGATTTGAGCTGCATGTGAATATGAAAAGGGACAAACGGGATTTTGAAGGGACTTGGACTAAGTAGCCGTTGCCCACCTGTCTGAGGTGTCCATTCAAAACGTCTCATCTCGTCTTTCCACTGATTGGCTGAAAGGTTTAGTTCAGACATGCCCACAACCTTCATAGTGGAAAACAGCTTCTGTGCAGCATAGAaatttaaattcatattcaGGTTTAGTGTCATTGGGGCTGTTCTGAGAATGTGATGGTGTCAGATATGCCTGACCTGCAGGTTGACGGTGACGGGCTGCGAGTTCACTTTGCTCTCCCAGCGCTGGAACTGGTGCTCCAGTCTCAGCAGAACCAAATCCTCATCCCACTGTGTCAGTGTGAGcaggtggacagcagggggcagcgcaGCCTGCAACCCAGAGAACTACGGACAGAAACGTCAGCTCAGCTGGCTCCAATAAGATAAAGCACACTTACTGGAGTGCTGTTGATAGATCTGAGGGACAGGAAGTTCAGGAGCTGATCTCTCCTTTACTTACCTCCAGCTCCGTGTTTGGTTGCAAATCTCCATCTGTGAATGTGAGCAGTGGTTGCAGTACCACCTTCTGGGCCAGGGGGCGATAAGTATCTGCTGCAGAGGCCGGGCGGTCGAGGAAGAGCAGCAGTCGTCCTCGGACCACCAGTCCTTCCGGGAAGACGTCCGAGGTCTCGTTGAGGGGCTCAGCAACGCCGCGGACATCATCATACAGCAGCCGGCGGTGGAGCTGAGGGCAGGAGTTAAGAGGGTGGACGCACGGTTTTAACAAAGATCCTGTGATTGTGTCTCACCATAATCTCCAGGGAACCATTATAGATGCTGCTGCCTCCCTGAGAGCGATCCGTCTCCACTGTCAGCTGGTCCACGTCGTCCTAAAAAGAGTTGTTGAGAACTTGCAGCCCAAACTCACATTTATGCTTTAACAACAGTAGCTAAACTCACCTTGATGAAGGCGCGAGAGTTGATGGGGTAGTAGTTCCCAGCGATGGGCTCCGACTGCTTAAGGTGCCAAGTGGGCCGGAAATCTGTCCTACAAGAGCACCCAAATGGTTATATCGtctctgtgaggactttctTGAAATACCAATCAGCTTACTTCCTCTGCAGCATCTCGCGGCCGTTTGAGTCGGTGTAGAAGTACTGAGAAGTTTTGATGCTGGTATCCAGACGCGTGATCACTTCTTTCCCGAGGTTGTCGctgacagacggagagagaaaaggtgggATCAGAGCAAGCGCGCAAGTCAACGATGAGGCAAAAACACACTCACTCGATAGGCAGTGGTCCAACGGTCCACTCTAGCTCCACAGCTCTGCTGTGGGCGTACAGGCGGACCACCTGAGACACCCAGGGAGCGAAACGCTGCCTCACTTCCTGCACCCCTGGCCTCTGATGGACATAGACACTCCTCATCAGGAGAGGGCACAATACAACCTAGAAGAGTCATGCGTCTCTACCTGAACGCTCTCCGTCTGAGCCGTCTTGCTGATGAGGAACGGCGTGGAGGAGTTGGGTCTGAAGATGTAGGCGCCCGACGGCTGGTCACTGGCAGAGTTGTTGCCATCGCTGGCGTTGTACCTGCAACAACCAAGGGCCATGAAAGTGACAGCAGATCCTTCAGCTGAGATTCTGGGGCGACACCGACCAGTAGAAATTCTGCGTCAGCTTGATGGTCTGTTTGGTCTTCAGGTTGCTGAGACCACTCAAGAGGCCggtgtcagggtcaaaggtcacacgtAAGAACTGTAGACATACGGTTTTCTCAGTGCTAGAAGTCACATTACAATGTCATAGTTTGATTTAACCTTGTTCTGGATGGCCATGGGTGTGCGGTGCTGTAGAGGGGCAGGCGGGGGCTCGTTTTTCAGCAGGGACACGGAGTAGGTCGTGAAGCCAAGGGGAGGAGCTTGCGCCTCAAACACCAGCTCGTTTAGGGCATAGCCTCggttcctcctcacctctcggGTGGCTGTGGAAACTGGAAGCACCTAGAAGAGATGAGGAGAAGCTGCTAATCGTGGGGGGCGAAGGTCAAACTGCAGATGGGCAAAGAGAGCGGTCAAACCTCACAGTCCACTGATCTGCCTTTTGCATCCAACACCTCATACGCCGATCCATTCACCGGCAGCCTGACTGGCCAGACCACAGGCCGACCCAGGGGGTTGTACATGTTGACCGAGAACTGAGAAATGTTGCAGTGCTGGTTACACTTTAAACACATTCTGCAGCGTTTGTATGAAACAAACATTCATATGCATCACCTTTCTGCTGGACTCGGTCAGAGGACACacgctgatgttgaggctgtcGCAAAAGATACGCCGAGACGTGGAGCCGCTCAGAGCAGCCAGACTATTGCTGACTAAAACCTGAGAGTCGGATGAAATTTGTTCAGGATCATAATTAAGGGACAAGCTGGGTCACCGTTCACAGAACTTTTGCAGCGGATCCAAAAATTTTGAATGGGAAATAGAACAAAGACACACCTGACACTGCTGCCAGCCCCCGGCTAATCTCTTGGCGTAGTCGTTAGCCACATGTTGCTTCTCTGTACCCGACACGGCATCGTGGTGCTGAGCCACCGCCATGGCGTTCTCTGACAACCAATCA is a window from the Takifugu rubripes chromosome 17, fTakRub1.2, whole genome shotgun sequence genome containing:
- the man2b1 gene encoding lysosomal alpha-mannosidase isoform X2; this translates as MTCSLVSNMAAVSETLLASLLVLSISVSGFPLDKEAKQSRSCGYESCHPTKHNMLNVHLVPHTHDDVGWLKTVDQYYYGDRNDIQHAGVQYILDSVVDQLLKNPDRRFIYVETAFFYRWWKQQSAAMQQTVRQLVNEGRLEFVNGGWCMSDEATTHYSAVIDQMTMGLRFLNETFGPCGRPRVAWHIDPFGHAREHASMFAQMGFDGFFFGRVDYQDRSRRMVKKEQELLWRASDSLTPPSADLFTGILPNGYNPPEGFCWDQSCSDPPIRDDPDLEDYNVDEVVEQFLTVAHNQALVYKTNHIIMTMGSDFQYENANLWYKNLDKLIRYVNALQANGSKVNVLYSTPSCYLQELHRANLTWALKTDDFFPYADDAHDFWTGYFTSRPALKHYERISNSNLQTCNQLEVLGGPTSRKGPFGKGTSQTLKNAMAVAQHHDAVSGTEKQHVANDYAKRLAGGWQQCQVLVSNSLAALSGSTSRRIFCDSLNISVCPLTESSRKFSVNMYNPLGRPVVWPVRLPVNGSAYEVLDAKGRSVDCEVLPVSTATREVRRNRGYALNELVFEAQAPPLGFTTYSVSLLKNEPPPAPLQHRTPMAIQNKFLRVTFDPDTGLLSGLSNLKTKQTIKLTQNFYWYNASDGNNSASDQPSGAYIFRPNSSTPFLISKTAQTESVQRPGVQEVRQRFAPWVSQVVRLYAHSRAVELEWTVGPLPIDDNLGKEVITRLDTSIKTSQYFYTDSNGREMLQRKTDFRPTWHLKQSEPIAGNYYPINSRAFIKDDVDQLTVETDRSQGGSSIYNGSLEIMLHRRLLYDDVRGVAEPLNETSDVFPEGLVVRGRLLLFLDRPASAADTYRPLAQKVVLQPLLTFTDGDLQPNTELEFSGLQAALPPAVHLLTLTQWDEDLVLLRLEHQFQRWESKVNSQPVTVNLQLFSTMKVVGMSELNLSANQWKDEMRRFEWTPQTGERPLLRTFQDPSVWEVTLRPMEIRTFLLQVR
- the man2b1 gene encoding lysosomal alpha-mannosidase isoform X1, which encodes MTCSLVSNMAAVSETLLASLLVLSISVSGFPLDKEAKQSRSCGYESCHPTKHNMLNVHLVPHTHDDVGWLKTVDQYYYGDRNDIQHAGVQYILDSVVDQLLKNPDRRFIYVETAFFYRWWKQQSAAMQQTVRQLVNEGRLEFVNGGWCMSDEATTHYSAVIDQMTMGLRFLNETFGPCGRPRVAWHIDPFGHAREHASMFAQMGFDGFFFGRVDYQDRSRRMVKKEQELLWRASDSLTPPSADLFTGILPNGYNPPEGFCWDQSCSDPPIRDDPDLEDYNVDEVVEQFLTVAHNQALVYKTNHIIMTMGSDFQYENANLWYKNLDKLIRYVNALQANGSKVNVLYSTPSCYLQELHRANLTWALKTDDFFPYADDAHDFWTGYFTSRPALKHYERISNSNLQTCNQLEVLGGPTSRKGPFGKGTSQTLKNAMAVAQHHDAVSGTEKQHVANDYAKRLAGGWQQCQVLVSNSLAALSGSTSRRIFCDSLNISVCPLTESSRKFSVNMYNPLGRPVVWPVRLPVNGSAYEVLDAKGRSVDCEVLPVSTATREVRRNRGYALNELVFEAQAPPLGFTTYSVSLLKNEPPPAPLQHRTPMAIQNKFLRVTFDPDTGLLSGLSNLKTKQTIKLTQNFYWYNASDGNNSASDQPSGAYIFRPNSSTPFLISKTAQTESVQRPGVQEVRQRFAPWVSQVVRLYAHSRAVELEWTVGPLPIDDNLGKEVITRLDTSIKTSQYFYTDSNGREMLQRKTDFRPTWHLKQSEPIAGNYYPINSRAFIKDDVDQLTVETDRSQGGSSIYNGSLEIMLHRRLLYDDVRGVAEPLNETSDVFPEGLVVRGRLLLFLDRPASAADTYRPLAQKVVLQPLLTFTDGDLQPNTELEFSGLQAALPPAVHLLTLTQWDEDLVLLRLEHQFQRWESKVNSQPVTVNLQKLFSTMKVVGMSELNLSANQWKDEMRRFEWTPQTGERPLLRTFQDPSVWEVTLRPMEIRTFLLQVR
- the trmt1 gene encoding tRNA (guanine(26)-N(2))-dimethyltransferase, producing the protein MLVWSARVFRLVFSHHLYLSCARPTKQTSCWNFGIIAARRGQGTMEASQGLEIPNTKAEPSVEAATELLPGETVVKEGKAAILFPSANEVFYNPVQEFNRDLTCAVITEFARELLVQRGVKLVVPGEEDRVVVSLGEEEVEEEKKEEEEEEEEEKNGADEPALTATVGEKCEKGLRVLEGLAASGLRSVRFALEVPGLQSITANDFSAKAAALIARNAMYNGVSHLIQASCKDASMLMYEMRGKKQRYDVIDLDPYGSPATFLDAAVQAVSDGGLLCVTCTDMAVMAGNSGETCYSKYGSVSIKSKYCHEMALRIILHSLDQRAGVYQRYIQPLLSISADFYIRVFVRVFTGQATVKNSASKQALVYNCTGCGSFYLQRMGRRTSNGRQMKYSAATGPPVGPECEHCGQRHQLGGPLWAEAIHDLTFVQKVLSALSANPGRFGTSKRIEGVLSMVTEELEDVPFYYTLDSLSSSIRCNTPPMLQFRSALLHAGYKVSLSHACKNAIKTDAPPATMWDIMRCWEKIHPVKREKLSNTSPSFRILSKEPSLEACFTVREDANPQSRRRHLTRFQENPQAFWGPKARAKAGGGISDNLQDKRKKFQNKRKNQITESSELKKFPCKKFRKGTCTYGDQCSYSHDSVPTNEDKME